The genome window CTATACTTCTCGATTACTTTTTCCAGCTCCCTCAGAAACAAATGAATGTGATATCCATCAGCCAGCGCATGGTGTAACCCAATACTTATAGGTAAGATTATTTTACCAGAATGTTTTTCAAGCTTTCCAAAAGCAATTTTCGGCACGCCCGGGTCCTGAGGATTTACCGAAAAAGCATGCTCCATGCCTTTAAACTTAAACCAGGGTAGCGTGGTCATGTGCAGCAAATCTACTCCCTGATAACCATTAAACAAATTTCTGCTCTTCTTTACTTCAGCAATAATAGCCGCACCCTCCCGGCAAAAATCAACCAAGCTTTCATGAAAAGGGAAATGAGTGAAAGCGATGTTATGATCAACCTTTAAGACA of Pontibacter deserti contains these proteins:
- a CDS encoding CatA-like O-acetyltransferase → MNTRYSRQLIPVEGWEREETYRFFSSFSQPFFNVHTEVDLTPLYAYCKSQQLPVSLAYMHATVEAARATDNFLFRIEDGQVYKYSGLDLSSTVLKVDHNIAFTHFPFHESLVDFCREGAAIIAEVKKSRNLFNGYQGVDLLHMTTLPWFKFKGMEHAFSVNPQDPGVPKIAFGKLEKHSGKIILPISIGLHHALADGYHIHLFLRELEKVIEKYSG